One window of Vitis riparia cultivar Riparia Gloire de Montpellier isolate 1030 chromosome 5, EGFV_Vit.rip_1.0, whole genome shotgun sequence genomic DNA carries:
- the LOC117913832 gene encoding 50S ribosomal protein L18, chloroplastic: MCASLSFLQSAFASSQQLPLLPKFAAAKPLLPSFPIIEAKAKTRREDRTARHVRIRKKVEGTPERPRLCVFRSNKHLYVQVIDDSKMHTLASASTMQKSISEELDYSSSPTIEVAKKVGEVIASACLEKGITKVAFDRGGYPYHGRVKALADAAREKGLQF, from the exons ATGTGTGCGTCACTGTCGTTCCTCCAGAGCGCTTTCGCTTCTTCGCAACAGCTTCCTCTCCTTCCTAAGTTTGCGGCTGCAAAGCCACTCCTCCCTTCATTCCCAATTATTGAAGCTAAAGCCAAAACCAGAAGAGAAGACAGAACTGCTCGTCACGTTCGAATTAGAAAGAAG GTTGAAGGAACACCTGAAAGGCCAAGGCTGTGTGTCTTTCGTTCCAACAAGCATCTCTATGTCCAGGTGATCGATGACAGTAAGATGCACACTTTAGCCTCAGCTTCAACAATGCAGAAATCCATCTCTGAGGAGCTTGACTACAGTTCCAGTCCGACTATT GAAGTGGCAAAGAAGGTGGGGGAGGTGATTGCAAGTGCCTGCTTGGAGAAAGGGATCACAAAGGTGGCCTTTGATCGAGGTGGATACCCATATCATGGACGCGTTAAAGCCCTTGCTGATGCAGCTCGCGAAAAAGGCCTTCAGTTCTAA
- the LOC117914057 gene encoding cation/H(+) antiporter 19 yields the protein MATNGTAKVCPAPMKATSNGSFQGDNPLDFALPLLILQICLVVVFTRTLALILKPLRQPRVIAEIIGGILLGPSAMGRSTKFLHRVFPARSMTVLDTVANIGLLFFLFLVGLELDIRAIRRTGKKSLGIAVVGITFPFVLGIGTSVVLRSTISKGVDHAPFLVFMGVSLSITAFPVLARILAELKLLTTDVGRMAMSAAAVNDVAAWILLALAIALSGDNTSPLVSVWVLLCGCAFVAAAILFLRPALAFMARRSLGGEPVNELYICITLSLVLAAGFVTDTIGIHALFGAFVVGIVVPKDGPYGEILIEKIEDLVSGLFLPLYFVSSGLKTNVATISGGQSWGLLVLVIFTACFGKIVGTVVVSRIFKVPKREAVVLGFLMNTKGLVELIVLNIGKDRKVLNDQTFAILVLMALFTTFITTPIVTALYKPARKIASYTHRTVQRRGPDSEFRILACFHSTRNIPTMINLIESSRGTRRGRLCVYAMHLMELSERSSAISMVHKARRNGLPFWNKKRTHKDQMVIAFEAYQQLSSVSVRPMTAISPLNSIHEDICTSAHQKQVAMILLPFHKYQRLDGVMESLGHSFHLVNQRVIRHAPCSVGILVDRGLGGTSQVSASHVSYSIAIPFFGGRDDREALAYGVRMAEHPGIKLTVINFVASPGKSLLDWNTGDGAATVQINEITQDGKEDDDQLFSEPNFTENESISYEKRVVEGKAGIVAKLTSMTNTNLFLVGRMSAVAELTERSDCPELGPVGSFLASSECSTTASVLVIQQYNPTANFSPLAEEEASELSDGPDDAQV from the exons ATGGCGACAAATGGAACAGCCAAGGTTTGCCCGGCGCCAATGAAGGCAACGTCCAATGGATCCTTCCAAGGTGACAATCCCCTGGATTTTGCGCTTCCCCTCCTCATCTTGCAGATATGCTTGGTCGTCGTCTTCACCAGAACGCTTGCCTTGATTCTGAAACCACTCAGACAGCCCAGAGTCATTGCAGAGATTATC GGAGGAATACTGCTCGGCCCATCTGCGATGGGGCGAAGTACCAAGTTTCTGCACAGAGTCTTCCCTGCCAGGAGCATGACTGTCCTGGACACTGTGGCCAACATTGGCCTCCTCTTCTTCCTGTTTTTGGTGGGTCTTGAGCTTGACATTCGGGCTATCCGAAGGACCGGCAAAAAGTCCCTAGGAATAGCCGTCGTAGGTATCACCTTCCCTTTCGTTCTTGGCATTGGCACTTCAGTTGTTCTACGCTCCACAATTTCCAAGGGAGTAGACCACGCCCCTTTCCTCGTCTTCATGGGCGTCTCCTTGTCCATCACCGCTTTTCCAGTCCTTGCCCGTATCCTAGCAGAGCTGAAACTTCTCACCACTGACGTGGGCCGCATGGCAATGTCAGCGGCCGCCGTCAATGACGTTGCTGCCTGGATTCTCCTCGCACTTGCCATAGCTCTCTCTGGCGATAACACATCACCCCTCGTTTCCGTATGGGTCCTACTCTGTGGCTGTGCGTTTGTGGCAGCAGCTATCCTATTCTTAAGACCGGCACTTGCATTTATGGCTCGGCGCTCCCTTGGAGGCGAACCCGTGAACGAGCTCTACATATGTATTACGCTATCGCTAGTATTGGCTGCAGGTTTCGTCACCGACACAATCGGCATACATGCTCTCTTTGGGGCGTTTGTCGTGGGCATAGTTGTACCCAAAGATGGCCCCTATGGGGAGATCTTAATAGAGAAGATCGAGGATCTGGTTTCAGGGCTTTTTCTGCCGCTCTACTTTGTATCAAGTGGACTCAAGACCAACGTCGCTACCATAAGCGGTGGCCAATCCTGGGGCCTGCTAGTCCTGGTTATATTCACGGCTTGTTTTGGAAAGATTGTGGGGACGGTTGTGGTCTCCCGCATATTTAAGGTGCCGAAAAGGGAGGCTGTTGTACTTGGATTCCTCATGAACACCAAGGGCTTGGTGGAGCTGATTGTCCTCAACATTGGAAAGGACCGGAAG GTGCTGAATGATCAGACTTTTGCTATCTTAGTTCTTATGGCgttgttcaccaccttcatcaccACCCCAATTGTGACCGCCTTGTATAAGCCAGCCAGGAAGATAGCATCTTACACGCACCGGACTGTTCAGCGCAGAGGACCTGATTCAGAGTTCCGTATACTGGCATGCTTCCATAGCACTCGAAACATTCCCACAATGATCAACCTAATAGAGTCTTCCCGTGGGACACGACGCGGACGTCTTTGTGTGTACGCTATGCACTTGATGGAGCTCTCGGAGCGGTCTTCCGCCATCTCAATGGTACACAAAGCACGCAGAAATGGCCTCCCCTTCTGGAACAAGAAACGTACACACAAAGATCAGATGGTGATAGCATTTGAGGCCTACCAGCAGCTCAGTAGTGTTTCTGTCCGTCCTATGACGGCCATCTCCCCGCTCAACAGTATCCACGAAGACATCTGCACAAGCGCCCACCAAAAGCAAGTGGCCATGATTCTACTCCCATTTCACAAGTATCAGCGTCTGGATGGGGTGATGGAGTCGTTGGGACACTCGTTCCATCTGGTGAACCAGCGGGTCATTCGGCACGCCCCTTGCTCTGTAGGAATCCTTGTAGACCGCGGCCTAGGAGGTACCAGTCAAGTCTCCGCCAGTCACGTGTCTTATTCCATAGCCATTCCCTTTTTTGGTGGACGTGACGACCGTGAAGCTCTGGCATATGGTGTTAGGATGGCCGAGCACCCTGGAATCAAGCTCACAGTCATAAATTTTGTTGCTTCCCCAGGGAAGTCGCTTCTGGATTGGAATACCGGAGATGGTGCTGCGACAGTCCAAATCAATGAAATAACACAAGACGGAAAAGAAGACGATGACCAACTCTTCTCCGAGCCCAATTTCACGGAAAATGAGTCCATATCCTACGAGAAGCGGGTGGTAGAAGGGAAGGCAGGCATTGTGGCAAAGCTGACATCAATGACCAACACCAACCTCTTCTTGGTGGGGAGAATGTCGGCAGTAGCAGAACTGACAGAAAGAAGCGACTGTCCGGAACTGGGCCCAGTTGGGAGCTTCCTAGCGTCTTCCGAATGCTCCACCACCGCATCGGTTTTAGTTATTCAGCAGTATAACCCCACAGCAAATTTTTCCCC